CGTGCCACATCATTTGATTGAAAGAGACAGTTGCTGTAAGATTTCTGGAGAATAATTTTTCAGACTTTTATGCTCCCCTTATTAGATACACATCCTATTAGACTTTGTGGCCTGACCCACATAAGCAAAAATAGATAAGAGAGTTTCGATTTGCGTTAATGAAATCAAAACTCTCTTATCTACTATATTTTCTTCAAAAACTTTTCTTTCTGAATCTCCACTAATATAATATCGGGTCCGATTTTCCTGATACATGCAAATGGGATAATATATTCCGAGTCCACGCCAAATATCCCACATACTTTTCCTGGACCTGGAACGATAATTGCTTCTATCTGTCCACTGCACAAGTCAAAATCTATATCTACTACACATCCTAACACCTTACAATCGCAGGTATTAATTACTTCTTTTTCTCGTAATTCACATATGCGCATCGTGTCACTCCTGCATATATCACTTATATTATTATATGCAACAATAAAAATTTTGACACGGCAGCATTTTTTACAGTTCTAGAACAAATGATAAATAAAACTATTCCGCAACTCTAAAACTTTTCAGAATTTCTATTACTTCTTTTTCTTCTTTTTATATTATTTAATGCGTTTTTCATTTCTTTCAATGTAATTTATAAAATCTTCTATTATGATTTTTTCGTCATTGTCAAATTTAACATTTGGATTAAAGTAATATTGGAATTTGTCAATATCCTTACTGGAAGATTCAGCACCATCTTCCAATGATTCTGGATATATATCACTTGATATAATATTAACAGATGTCTCGTATTGTATGGATTTTAATATGCACTCAATTGTATTCTCTCTTTTACAAAATCTAAAACACGTCAATTCATATTTTCTATTTGGATTAGACTGCAATGTAACGCAAAGATAACTAAATATGTTTCTCGCATTTTCAAAGTTATCTTCCTGAAATGTCGTAATTCTTGGATTATGACGCAAAGATTTTCCTCGACCTTTTACATAATTAATCTGCTTCTCTTCCAATTGTTTTTCTAATTCTTTCTTCAAAACTCCTAATTTATCGGATATAGCTTGTGATATAGCTTCTGCCCTTTTCAAATCTTCAGGCATCAAATGATAATTTCCCGTGCTTTTATCCACCATAAAATTTTCTTTCTGTGACACTTTGTATGGCACATCTTCTATTTTGCCTTCTTCTACTACCCACAATTTGTACTCCATCTAAATTTTCTTCCCCTCTTTTAATTTATCACCAAATAATTATATATTCTTCCATTCCGCTTCCTTAAATCCAACCAACATCTTATCTTCCGTCACCAACAATGGCCTCTTCACTAGCATCCCATTTGTCGCCAACAATTTCAATTGTTCATCTTCACTCATCTTCGGAAGCTGGTCCTTCAGTTTCAGCTCCTTATACAGCATCCCACTGGTATTAAAGAATTTCTTTAACGGCAAGCTGCTCTTCTGATGCCATTCTTTCAACTCTTCATATGTTGGATTCTCTTCAACAATATGCCTCTCCGTATACTTTATCTCATGACTGTCCAGCCATTTCTTAGCCTTCTGACATGTAGAGCATTTTGGATACCAAATAAATAACATCTTGCTTTCCTCCCATCCTTAATTCATTTGATTTCATTATACTACATTTCTATTATCAAATCAGCCAACTTTTTATCATATAATTTTTTTCTAAAAAACAACTAGTGGCGACAGCTTTGAAGCTGCCACCACTTAAAATTATATAATTAATTTCTTATAAATTTTATATCTAATTTTCGATTATCCGCATAAACACTATACTTTCAAGTATTTTGAAGTATAGAAAAAACTCATTTTACCACGAATTTACCACGATTGAATGAGCCTTGATATGACCTATAAAATAACACCCAAAAGACATCATTACACCTAAATGGTGTCTTTTTAAAAAGCAGTCAATCCTAAAACTAACTGCTTTGTGTATATGGATATGAAATTGTAAACTAGAAGCTGTTTATTTTTTCTTTTTAGGTTTTGGCGTTGGTAGTTCATCATACAT
This Ruminococcus hominis DNA region includes the following protein-coding sequences:
- a CDS encoding PRC-barrel domain-containing protein, which produces MRICELREKEVINTCDCKVLGCVVDIDFDLCSGQIEAIIVPGPGKVCGIFGVDSEYIIPFACIRKIGPDIILVEIQKEKFLKKI
- a CDS encoding arsenate reductase family protein; this encodes MLFIWYPKCSTCQKAKKWLDSHEIKYTERHIVEENPTYEELKEWHQKSSLPLKKFFNTSGMLYKELKLKDQLPKMSEDEQLKLLATNGMLVKRPLLVTEDKMLVGFKEAEWKNI